The following is a genomic window from Devosia neptuniae.
ATGGTCAGCGTATAGACCAGACGCCCGCCCTTGCGGTCGGTCCAGATGCCGAGCACGACGCGCACCAGCGAGCCGGTGAGTACGGGGGTGCCGACCAGCAGGCCAAACTGGGTTTCGGAAAGGCCGAGCTGCTCCTTGAGCGACACGCCGATGATCGAAAAGATGGTCCACACGGCAAAGCACACCGTGAACGCGATGGTCGACACGCTCAGGGCGCGGGTGGGTTCGGCAATGAGCGCAGGGCGTCCGCCCGCCTGGTCCTTGGTCATTGGAATAGCTCCGTCTGCACGCTCGAAAACAAAAAAGCTGCCAACGGTTCGGCGCAGTCGGTTGGGGACCGCGCGAAGAACAGTTGGCAGCTTTGCCTGGGGATGATGCCCGTCATTGGACATCGATTGTGAAAGCGACCTCGGGAGGCGCCTCTTCGCCGTCAACATTGCACGAAGCGTGCCAAGTGCGGATCGTCAGAATTTATCGTTTAACTGCAAGGCCTTGAAGAAAGCGCCCGACCCGCCCGTAAAAGCTATGGAACGATGGGACGGCTCAATTGGGCATCAATATGCCCACAATATGGGCAAGACTAATTTATAGGCAGTTCTAAGCAGCTTCCACAAAGCGGTGGCGTTCGTAGAGGAATTTGAGCACCGCTTCGCGGCACTTGAGATAGGTGCGGTCCCCGGCCAGCTCGATGCGGTTGCGCGGACGCTCCAGCGGGACGGGGAGGATTTCGCCGATGCGGGCGGAGGGGCCGTTGGTCATCATGACGATGCGGTCGCTCAGCAGCACGGCCTCGTCCACGTCATGGGTGATCATGATCATGGTGGAGCCCAGGCGCTTCTGGATATCCATGACCGCATCTTGCAAATGGGCGCGGGTCAGAGCGTCCAGCGCGCCGAAGGGTTCGTCCAGCAGCAGGATTTTGGGCTGCATGGCCAATGCCCGGGCGATGCCGACGCGCTGCTTCATGCCGCCCGAAATCTCGGTGGGGCGCTTGTCCTTGGCATGGCTCATCTGCACCAGATCCAGGTTCTGCATGATCCAGTCATGGCGCTCGGCGCCGGTCTTGGTTTTGCCGAACACCTTGGCGACGGCCAGATTGACGTTTTCGTAGACGGTGAGCCAGGGCAGCAGGGAATGGTTTTGGAACACTACGGCGCGTTCGGGGCCGGGGCCGTTGACCTCGCGGCCCTCGAGCTGGATGCCGCCGGAGGAGACTTCGGTGAGGCCCGCAATGAGATTGAGCAGAGTGGACTTGCCGCAGCCGGAATGGCCGATGATCGAGATCACTTCGCCCTGGGCGATATCCAGGCTGACATCCTTGAGGACTTCGGAGCGGACGCCACCACGGTCAAAGTGCTTGTCGACGTTTTCGATGCGGAGATAGGTCATGAAAGGGCTCCTCAGTTGGCTGATGTGCCGCGGGTGACGAAGGCGCCGATGGCCGCTACCAGCCGGTCGAGGATGAACCCCACGACCCCGATATAGACCAGCGCCACGATGATGTCGGAGAGGCGCGAGCTGTTCCACGCATCCCAGATGAAGAAACCGATGCCTACGCCCCCGGTCAGCATTTCGGCGGCGACGATGGCCAGCCAGCTGAGGCCCACCCCGATGCGCAACCCGGTGAAAATGTAGGGAGCAGCGGCCGGGATCATGATCTTGAAGAAGAACTCGACCTGGTTGAGCTGCAGGATGCGCGCCACGTTGCGGTAATCCTGCGGGATGTTGCGCACGCCCACCGCCGTATTGATGATCACCGGCCAGACCGAGGTGATGAAAATCACGAAGATGGCTGAGGGGGCGGAATCCATGAAGGCGGCGAGCGAGAGCGGCAGCCAGGCCAAGGGCGGCACGGTGCGCAGGATCTGGAAGATCGGGTCCAGCCCGCGCATGGCCCAGATGGATTGACCGATTACGGCGCCCACGGTGACGCCAACCAGCGCGGCAATGCCGAAGCCGATGGCGACGCGTTGCAGCGAGGTCAGCACGCGCAGGCCCAGCCCGATATCGCCCTGGCCGTAGTCGAAGAAGGGGCTGACGATCAACTCACCCGCGTCGGCCCATACCTGGCTGGGTGCCGGCAGCGAGGCGCCAGGCGTGGCGCAGAGGATTTGCCAGATGACCAGGATCAACGCGATGACCACCAGCGGCGGCACGACATTGGCGGCGATGCTGGTCAGCGTCTTGGACCAGGAGCCGGGGCGGGCAGCGGGCATGGGCAGGGCGAACACCTCGGCTGCGGTCTTGGCTTCGGAGGTAGCGGCCGGAGCGAGGCGCTGAACATTGGCGGACATGGGCGAAAATCCTTTCGGGGCAATGCCGGGAAAGGGTGCGGGGGACTGGCCCCGCACCATAAGTTGGGGTCAGACCATTGCCTTGATGGCGAGGCTGTCGAGATAGGCCGAGGGGTTGGCGGGGTCGAAGACCTTGCCGTCAAAGAAGGTTTCGACGCCGCGCGACGTGCCTTCGGGAATGTCGGCAGCGGCGATGCCGAGGGCCGCGGCGGCAGCGCGCCAGATGTCTTCGCGATTGACCGCATCGACCGAGGCGTTGATGTCGGTGGTGCCGGGCAGATAGCCCCAGCGGATATTTTCGGTGAGGAACCAGGCGTCATGGCTCTTGAAGGGATAGGAAGCGTGATCCTTCCAGAACTTCATTTCGAGACCGGTAGCGGTTTCGAGCCGCCCATTGCCATAATTGATATCGCCCTTGAGGCGCCCGGCGACGTCGGCGGCGGGGATATTGAACCAGGGGCGCTTGCCTAGGATCTGCGCCAGTTCTTCCTTGTTTTCGGTGGCGTCGGCCCATTGGGCCGCTTCCATCACCGCCATCAGGATGGCTTGGGTCGCGACGGGATTGGCCTCGATGAAGTCATTGCGCAAGCTCAGTGCCTTTTCGGGGTGGTGGTGCCAGATCTCGCCCGTCGTCGTGGCGGTGAAGCCGATATTCTGGTTGACCAGCTGCTCGTTCCACGGCTCGCCGACGCAGAAGGCATCCATGGTGCCGACCTTCATATTGGCGACCATTTGCGGAGGCGGCACGGTGATCAGCGAAACTTCCTTGGTCGGATCGATGCCGCCCGCGGCCAGCCAATAGCGCATCCACATGTCATGGGTGCCGCCGGGGAAAGTCATGGCGACATTGACTTCCTTGCCCGCCGCCTTGCGCTCGGCAAAGATCGCCTTAAGGGGCGAGGAATCCAGCCCCGCACCGGCATCCTTATATTCCTGGCTGACCGAGATCGCCTGCGCGTCGAGGTTGAGCCGGGCGATGATGGACATGGGCAAAGGCGTGCCGCCAGTGACGGTGCCCGCGCTCATCAGATAGGGCATGGGCGTCAGGATATGAGCGCCGTCGATGCCGTTAGCGGCGCCGCCGAGCACCAGATTGTCGCGGGTGGCGCCCCAGCTGGCTTGCTTGAGCACTTGCACATCGGGCACGCCATGCTTGGCAAACAGGCCCTTTTCGCTGGCGATGATCAGCGGAGAGGAATCGGTGAGCGCGATGAAGCCCAGCTTGGCTGAGGTGACTTCGGGGCCGGGGCCCTGTGCAAAGGCCCCGGAGGGGAACAGGGCCTTGGCCGCGAGCAGGGTGGCGGCGGTGGCCGTTGCCCCTTTGAGAAAGCTGCGGCGGGTGGTCGTTAGCGTCATCGAATTCTCCAGCTGCAAAGAGAAAAACAAAAAGCTGCCAACGGGCACCGCGCCGGTCGGAGGGGGACCGGAAACGAACCTGTTGGCAGCTTTGCCTGAGACGCCCGTCATTGGACGCCATTTTTTGAGAGCGCGAACGCCCCTTCACAGCAGACATTGCAGGAAGCGTGCCAAGTCGTGCTTTTGGCACTTTGTCCCGTAAATTCAGTGGATTAGGATTTTAGCCGATTTGGCTTGCGGCAAGGCCCGCAGTTTGGAACGGGTCAAATCTGCGCCATTCCGCCTAAAATACGCGCAGTGCTATGCAGTGATTAAAATAGCGTCAGCGCGTGATAGACTGGCTGACGATGTAATCATCCAGCGCCTCGGGGTCGAATATCCCGCCATCGAAGAAGCGATCAGCGCCCATGAGCAGCGGCCCATTTTGGGCGAGAGTGTCGTAGGGCTGGGCGTGGGCGCCGTCGGTCTTGAAATCGGCTCGTGGCAAAGCCGCACCCAGCGGCGCGAGGGCGGCACGATAGAGATCGGGCCGGAAACAGGCGGCAGCGATCTCGACATTGCCCGGACTGGTAGCGACTTCACCCCAGCGCACCATCTGGGAATAGTACCAGAGGGCATGGCTCTTCCAGGGGAAGTTGGCCGCGCTGGCATGGGGGATGTAATAATCGGGCACCTGCCGCAACACGCCGCCGCCGATATCGAGCATGCCGGTCAGCGCGCGCTCGACGATATCGGGGGCGTTGTTGAGATAGGAAGCGGCAGCCATGATGGTCGCCGCTTCGTGGCGATTGGCCGGATCGGCGCACCACAGGCCGGCGCGGTAGACGGCGCGGATGATGGCAGCGACCAGGTCGGGATGCTGGCCCGCCCAGCTGGCGCGCATACCCACGACCTTGTCGGGACTTGATTGCCAGATCAGCGCCTTGACCGTGGCGATGTGCCCGCCCCTGGTGGCAACGCCGATGCTGTTCCAGGGCTCGCCCACGCAATAACCATCAATACCACCGCTGCCCAGCGCATCGGGCAGCAGAGGGGGTGGCAGCACGACGATTTCGATGTCGCGATCGGGCGT
Proteins encoded in this region:
- a CDS encoding ABC transporter ATP-binding protein, which translates into the protein MTYLRIENVDKHFDRGGVRSEVLKDVSLDIAQGEVISIIGHSGCGKSTLLNLIAGLTEVSSGGIQLEGREVNGPGPERAVVFQNHSLLPWLTVYENVNLAVAKVFGKTKTGAERHDWIMQNLDLVQMSHAKDKRPTEISGGMKQRVGIARALAMQPKILLLDEPFGALDALTRAHLQDAVMDIQKRLGSTMIMITHDVDEAVLLSDRIVMMTNGPSARIGEILPVPLERPRNRIELAGDRTYLKCREAVLKFLYERHRFVEAA
- the ntrB gene encoding nitrate ABC transporter permease, with amino-acid sequence MSANVQRLAPAATSEAKTAAEVFALPMPAARPGSWSKTLTSIAANVVPPLVVIALILVIWQILCATPGASLPAPSQVWADAGELIVSPFFDYGQGDIGLGLRVLTSLQRVAIGFGIAALVGVTVGAVIGQSIWAMRGLDPIFQILRTVPPLAWLPLSLAAFMDSAPSAIFVIFITSVWPVIINTAVGVRNIPQDYRNVARILQLNQVEFFFKIMIPAAAPYIFTGLRIGVGLSWLAIVAAEMLTGGVGIGFFIWDAWNSSRLSDIIVALVYIGVVGFILDRLVAAIGAFVTRGTSAN
- a CDS encoding CmpA/NrtA family ABC transporter substrate-binding protein — protein: MTLTTTRRSFLKGATATAATLLAAKALFPSGAFAQGPGPEVTSAKLGFIALTDSSPLIIASEKGLFAKHGVPDVQVLKQASWGATRDNLVLGGAANGIDGAHILTPMPYLMSAGTVTGGTPLPMSIIARLNLDAQAISVSQEYKDAGAGLDSSPLKAIFAERKAAGKEVNVAMTFPGGTHDMWMRYWLAAGGIDPTKEVSLITVPPPQMVANMKVGTMDAFCVGEPWNEQLVNQNIGFTATTTGEIWHHHPEKALSLRNDFIEANPVATQAILMAVMEAAQWADATENKEELAQILGKRPWFNIPAADVAGRLKGDINYGNGRLETATGLEMKFWKDHASYPFKSHDAWFLTENIRWGYLPGTTDINASVDAVNREDIWRAAAAALGIAAADIPEGTSRGVETFFDGKVFDPANPSAYLDSLAIKAMV
- a CDS encoding CmpA/NrtA family ABC transporter substrate-binding protein — its product is MSTTQLTAGFLPLLDSILLVLAREKGFAEDEGLDLTLVRETSWANIRDRAALGHFDIAQMLAPMPLAASLGLTPLGMPMIAPIVLGLGNNAITVSDALWQAMAEQGAPGNLDPALTGAALAKVVMASPRKLRFGVVHQTSSHNYELRYWLSASGITPDRDIEIVVLPPPLLPDALGSGGIDGYCVGEPWNSIGVATRGGHIATVKALIWQSSPDKVVGMRASWAGQHPDLVAAIIRAVYRAGLWCADPANRHEAATIMAAASYLNNAPDIVERALTGMLDIGGGVLRQVPDYYIPHASAANFPWKSHALWYYSQMVRWGEVATSPGNVEIAAACFRPDLYRAALAPLGAALPRADFKTDGAHAQPYDTLAQNGPLLMGADRFFDGGIFDPEALDDYIVSQSITR